From a single Streptomyces sp. NBC_00377 genomic region:
- a CDS encoding ABC transporter ATP-binding protein produces MVDAYEDPGTPDRRGGWAYLAWLVRCQPWRSLAGAVLASVWMVLLAVAPYLLSKAVDDGLEPGDTAALAGWTTALFVVGALNAWVSIMRHRTMTRVRMDAYLRTTKVVVGHTVRLGAALPGRMGTGEVVTIGVSDVHTIAGALTVVGPGVGSVVVYVFVAGLLLSVSPLLAAVVLLGMPVVAVMVGPLMSRLQGTESEYRERQGVLTARIGDLAGGLRVLNGFGGKELFADSFGRDSQRLRAQGYRVGSVTSWMQALGVGLPTLFLAVVTWLAARLAARGDMTVGELVSVYGYVAVLIGPVAFLVDMGYQLSRGVVAARRVVRLLRLEPDPGTGAGPGAADAPAEPSVLHDPASGVRVAPGRLTALVGARHAEVTAVVDRLGRYGPSDVTWGAVRLDAVPLDQVRARILVADNEADLFAGSLREVVGGRREPSPAEIAQAVRAAAADDIVQGLTEGLASPVTAQGRSLSGGQRQRVRLVRALLADAEVLLAVEPTSALDAHTEAAVARRLRAARAGRTTVVTTTSPLVLDQAETVHYLVDGKVAATGRHHDLLEREPGYRALVARDADGADQDAERDTRAVTGGSPGAGTGADADNGADAEGAVR; encoded by the coding sequence ATGGTCGACGCGTACGAGGATCCCGGCACGCCCGACCGCCGGGGCGGCTGGGCGTATCTGGCGTGGCTGGTGCGCTGCCAGCCCTGGCGGTCGCTGGCCGGGGCGGTGCTGGCCAGCGTCTGGATGGTGCTGCTGGCCGTGGCGCCGTACCTGCTGTCGAAGGCGGTGGACGACGGTCTCGAACCCGGTGACACGGCGGCCCTGGCCGGCTGGACGACGGCCCTGTTCGTCGTGGGCGCGCTCAACGCGTGGGTGAGCATCATGCGGCACCGCACGATGACACGGGTCCGCATGGACGCCTACCTCCGCACCACCAAGGTCGTCGTCGGGCACACGGTGCGGCTCGGCGCGGCGCTGCCGGGCCGGATGGGGACCGGGGAGGTCGTCACCATCGGGGTGAGCGACGTGCACACGATCGCGGGCGCCCTGACGGTGGTGGGGCCGGGCGTCGGTTCGGTCGTCGTCTACGTCTTCGTCGCCGGGCTGCTGCTGTCCGTCTCGCCGCTGCTCGCGGCCGTCGTGCTGCTGGGGATGCCGGTGGTCGCGGTGATGGTCGGGCCGCTGATGTCGCGGTTGCAGGGCACGGAGTCCGAGTACCGGGAGCGGCAGGGCGTGCTCACCGCGCGGATCGGCGATCTCGCCGGCGGGCTGCGGGTCCTCAACGGGTTCGGGGGCAAGGAGCTGTTCGCGGACTCCTTCGGCCGCGACTCTCAGCGGCTGCGGGCGCAGGGCTACCGGGTGGGCTCGGTCACCAGCTGGATGCAGGCGCTCGGGGTGGGACTGCCGACGCTGTTCCTCGCCGTGGTGACCTGGCTGGCGGCCCGGCTCGCCGCCCGCGGTGACATGACCGTGGGCGAGTTGGTGTCGGTGTACGGCTATGTGGCGGTCCTGATCGGCCCGGTGGCGTTCCTCGTCGACATGGGCTACCAGCTCAGCAGGGGCGTGGTGGCCGCGCGCCGCGTCGTACGGCTGCTGCGACTGGAGCCGGACCCCGGCACCGGCGCCGGCCCCGGGGCCGCCGACGCGCCCGCCGAGCCGTCGGTGCTGCATGATCCCGCCTCGGGCGTGCGGGTGGCGCCGGGCCGGCTGACCGCGCTGGTCGGTGCGCGGCACGCGGAGGTGACCGCCGTCGTGGACCGGCTCGGCCGGTACGGGCCCTCGGACGTCACCTGGGGCGCGGTACGACTGGACGCCGTCCCGCTGGACCAGGTCAGGGCGCGGATCCTGGTCGCCGACAACGAGGCCGACCTGTTCGCCGGCAGTCTGCGCGAGGTGGTGGGCGGACGGCGCGAGCCCTCCCCGGCGGAGATCGCACAGGCGGTGCGGGCGGCGGCGGCCGACGACATCGTGCAGGGTCTGACGGAGGGGCTCGCATCGCCCGTGACCGCACAGGGCCGCAGCCTCTCCGGGGGCCAGCGGCAGCGGGTCCGGCTGGTGCGGGCGCTGCTCGCCGACGCCGAGGTGCTGCTGGCCGTCGAGCCCACGTCGGCGCTCGACGCTCACACGGAGGCGGCGGTCGCCCGGCGGCTGCGCGCGGCCCGCGCCGGCCGGACCACGGTCGTGACCACCACCTCCCCGCTGGTCCTGGACCAGGCGGAGACCGTGCACTACCTGGTCGACGGGAAGGTCGCGGCGACCGGCCGCCATCACGACCTGCTGGAGCGGGAGCCGGGCTACCGCGCGTTGGTGGCGCGGGACGCCGACGGCGCCGATCAGGACGCCGAACGGGACACGCGGGCGGTTACGGGCGGTTCTCCGGGAGCGGGGACGGGCGCGGACGCGGACAACGGCGCCGACGCCGAGGGGGCTGTGCGATGA
- a CDS encoding ABC transporter ATP-binding protein — protein sequence MTVADGPSGRLPVAEPADVRRAAVRLLRADRRAFAGALALNVLAAGAGLAGPWLLGRIIDEVRAGHGTGAVDRLAAAILVCAVAQLLLARWARYAGHRFGERTLARVREEFVGRALALPASVVERAGTGDLTTRGTADVAAVGTTLRDAGPELLVCTVQALVTLGAVFVIDPLLGAIGVLGLTPIWFALRWYLRRARAAYLAEGAATSEVAEIVAATASGARTVEAFRLQERRTAASRDALEVSRRTRLRTLYLRTVFFPVIEVSYTLPVAGVLLLGGALHARGAMSLGAVVAAALYLRQFTEPLDQILLRVEQFQSSGASFARVEGLARAPRAEQDAGAPVPADDRIDVTGLRYAYEHGGEVLRGVDLTVRPGERLAVVGPSGAGKTTLSRLLAGVDAPSAGTVTVGGVPVADLAPGTLRRQVVLVTQEHHVFLGTVRDNLLIAEPTASDAQLWAALAAVGAADWVRELPGGLDAELGGAGRRTDGSQAQQLALARVVLADPHTLILDEATALLDPATARHTERALAAVLRGRTVIAIAHRLHTAHDADRVAVMQDGRLTELGTHEALVTGDGAYAALWRTWHGEPGESADGRGRSPGSP from the coding sequence ATGACGGTGGCCGACGGGCCCTCGGGACGGCTGCCGGTCGCCGAGCCCGCCGACGTGCGCCGGGCAGCGGTGCGGTTGCTGCGGGCCGACCGGCGGGCCTTCGCCGGCGCTCTCGCCCTCAACGTGCTCGCCGCCGGGGCCGGGCTGGCGGGCCCGTGGCTGCTGGGGCGGATCATCGACGAGGTGCGGGCCGGCCACGGCACCGGGGCCGTGGACCGGCTGGCCGCGGCCATCCTGGTGTGCGCGGTCGCGCAACTGCTGCTGGCACGCTGGGCGCGGTACGCGGGGCACCGCTTCGGCGAGCGGACGCTGGCGCGGGTGCGGGAGGAGTTCGTGGGGCGGGCGCTGGCGCTGCCCGCCTCGGTGGTGGAGCGGGCGGGCACCGGCGATCTGACCACGCGTGGCACGGCCGACGTGGCGGCCGTGGGCACGACCCTGCGGGACGCCGGGCCCGAGCTGCTGGTCTGCACGGTCCAGGCGCTGGTCACGCTCGGCGCGGTGTTCGTCATCGATCCGCTGCTCGGCGCGATCGGAGTGCTGGGACTGACCCCGATCTGGTTCGCGCTGCGCTGGTATCTGCGGCGGGCCCGCGCGGCCTACCTCGCGGAGGGCGCGGCGACCTCCGAGGTCGCCGAGATCGTCGCCGCCACCGCGTCCGGCGCGCGGACGGTCGAGGCGTTCCGGCTCCAGGAACGGCGGACGGCGGCGAGCCGGGACGCGCTGGAGGTTTCGCGTCGCACCCGATTGCGCACCCTGTACCTGCGCACCGTCTTCTTCCCGGTGATCGAGGTGTCGTACACACTGCCGGTGGCGGGCGTGCTGCTGCTGGGCGGCGCCCTGCACGCGCGGGGTGCGATGAGCCTCGGCGCGGTGGTGGCGGCGGCCCTGTACCTGCGGCAGTTCACCGAACCGCTCGACCAGATCCTGCTGCGCGTCGAGCAGTTCCAGAGCAGTGGCGCCTCGTTCGCGCGGGTGGAGGGCCTGGCCCGGGCGCCGCGGGCCGAGCAGGACGCGGGGGCGCCCGTCCCGGCGGACGACCGGATCGACGTGACGGGCCTGCGGTACGCCTACGAGCACGGCGGCGAGGTGCTGCGCGGGGTCGACCTGACCGTGCGGCCCGGCGAGCGGCTCGCTGTGGTCGGCCCGTCCGGCGCGGGCAAGACCACGCTGAGCAGACTGCTCGCCGGCGTGGACGCGCCGAGCGCCGGCACCGTGACGGTGGGCGGGGTGCCGGTCGCGGACCTGGCGCCCGGGACGCTGCGCCGGCAGGTCGTGCTCGTCACGCAGGAACACCACGTCTTCCTCGGTACCGTCCGCGACAACCTGCTGATCGCCGAACCGACCGCGAGCGACGCACAGTTGTGGGCGGCGCTGGCCGCGGTCGGCGCCGCCGACTGGGTCCGTGAGCTGCCCGGCGGCCTCGACGCCGAGCTCGGCGGGGCCGGTCGGCGTACGGACGGCTCGCAGGCCCAGCAACTCGCCCTGGCCCGGGTGGTGCTGGCCGACCCGCACACGCTGATCCTGGACGAGGCGACGGCCCTGCTCGATCCGGCCACCGCCCGGCACACCGAACGCGCCCTGGCCGCCGTGCTGCGGGGCCGGACCGTCATCGCCATCGCCCATCGCCTGCACACCGCGCACGACGCGGACCGGGTCGCCGTGATGCAGGACGGCCGCCTCACCGAACTCGGCACGCACGAGGCGCTGGTGACGGGGGACGGGGCGTACGCGGCACTGTGGCGGACGTGGCACGGGGAGCCCGGGGAGAGCGCTGACGGCCGAGGCCGGTCCCCGGGCAGTCCCTGA
- a CDS encoding M4 family metallopeptidase, which produces MLSSSPSRRRTPHTSRRAAAVALVGVSALIAAAVQSGAAVAAQEKAPQAAGRANPGAESVRLTPAQRAALIRDADAGKVATAKELGLGAKEALVVRDVVKDADGTLHTRYERTYGGLPVLGGDLVVETAKSGATEGVTRATRAAIKVASLTPAVSAAKAQKQALGLARAAGADRAATDQAPRKVIWAANGTPVLAYETVVGGLQEDGTPNELHVITDATTGKKLYEYQGVETGTGNTMYSGQVTLGTTQSGSTYNLTDAARGAHKTYNLNRGTSGTGTLFSGPDDIWGNGAASNTETAAADAHYGAALTWDYYKNVHGRSGIRGDGVGAYSRVHYGNNYVNAFWQDSCFCMTYGDGSGNTHPLTAIDVAGHEMTHGVTANTAGLNYSGESGGLNEATSDIFGTSVEFYAQNSSDVGDYLIGEEIDINGDGSPLRYMDKPSKDGASKDSWYSGIGSVDVHYSSGPANHFFYLLSEGSGAKVINGVSYNSPTSDGLPVTGIGRDKAEKIWFRALSTKFTSTTNYAAARTGTLAAAGELYGTTSTEYKAVQDAWAGVAVGARSGGGGGGGTSFENTADVSIPDNGAAVTSSVTVSGRTGNAPSNLAVAVDIVHTYIGDLQVQLVAPDGTAYTLKAYGTGGSTDNINTTYTVNASSEVANGVWQLRVQDNAARDTGYINSFKLTFP; this is translated from the coding sequence GTGTTGAGCAGCAGTCCCTCTCGCAGACGCACCCCCCACACCTCCCGTCGTGCCGCGGCCGTCGCCCTCGTCGGCGTCTCCGCGCTCATCGCCGCCGCCGTCCAGTCGGGCGCCGCTGTCGCCGCCCAGGAGAAGGCACCGCAGGCGGCGGGCCGGGCGAACCCGGGCGCCGAGTCGGTTCGCCTCACCCCGGCCCAGCGCGCCGCGCTGATACGCGACGCGGACGCCGGCAAGGTGGCGACCGCCAAGGAGCTGGGCCTCGGCGCCAAGGAGGCGCTCGTCGTCCGTGACGTCGTCAAGGACGCCGACGGCACCCTGCACACCCGCTACGAGCGCACCTACGGCGGGCTGCCGGTCCTGGGCGGCGACCTGGTCGTCGAGACCGCGAAGTCCGGCGCCACCGAGGGCGTCACCAGGGCCACCAGGGCGGCCATCAAGGTCGCGTCGCTCACACCGGCCGTCAGCGCGGCCAAGGCGCAGAAGCAGGCGCTCGGCCTCGCCAGGGCCGCCGGCGCCGACAGGGCGGCCACCGACCAGGCGCCGCGCAAGGTGATCTGGGCGGCGAACGGCACACCGGTCCTCGCGTACGAGACGGTCGTCGGAGGCCTCCAGGAGGACGGCACCCCGAACGAGCTGCACGTCATCACCGACGCGACCACCGGCAAGAAGCTCTACGAGTACCAGGGCGTCGAGACCGGTACCGGCAACACCATGTACAGCGGCCAGGTCACCCTGGGCACCACGCAGTCGGGGTCGACGTACAACCTGACCGACGCGGCGCGGGGCGCGCACAAGACGTACAACCTCAACCGCGGCACCTCCGGCACCGGCACGCTCTTCTCGGGCCCGGACGACATCTGGGGCAACGGGGCCGCGTCGAACACGGAGACGGCGGCGGCCGACGCGCACTACGGCGCGGCCCTGACGTGGGACTACTACAAGAACGTGCACGGCCGTTCCGGCATCAGGGGCGACGGTGTCGGCGCGTACTCCCGGGTCCACTACGGCAACAACTACGTCAACGCGTTCTGGCAGGACAGCTGCTTCTGCATGACCTACGGCGACGGTTCGGGCAACACCCACCCGCTCACCGCCATCGACGTGGCCGGCCACGAGATGACGCACGGCGTCACCGCCAACACCGCGGGCCTGAACTACAGCGGCGAGTCCGGCGGCCTCAACGAGGCCACCTCGGACATCTTCGGCACCTCGGTCGAGTTCTACGCCCAGAACTCCTCGGACGTCGGTGACTACCTCATCGGCGAGGAGATCGACATCAACGGCGACGGCTCGCCGCTGCGTTACATGGACAAGCCGAGCAAGGACGGCGCGTCCAAGGACAGCTGGTACTCGGGGATCGGGTCGGTGGACGTCCACTACTCGTCCGGCCCGGCGAACCACTTCTTCTACCTGCTGAGCGAGGGCAGCGGCGCCAAGGTCATCAACGGCGTGAGCTACAACTCGCCGACCTCGGACGGCCTTCCGGTCACCGGCATCGGCCGGGACAAGGCGGAGAAGATCTGGTTCCGCGCGCTGAGCACGAAGTTCACCTCGACCACCAACTACGCGGCGGCCCGCACCGGCACGCTCGCGGCGGCCGGTGAGCTGTACGGCACGACCTCCACCGAGTACAAGGCGGTGCAGGACGCGTGGGCCGGCGTGGCGGTCGGCGCCCGTTCCGGCGGAGGCGGCGGTGGCGGCACCTCCTTCGAGAACACCGCCGACGTATCGATTCCGGACAACGGGGCGGCGGTCACCTCCTCGGTCACCGTCTCCGGCCGGACCGGCAACGCGCCTTCGAACCTCGCGGTGGCGGTCGACATCGTGCACACCTACATCGGTGACCTCCAGGTGCAGCTGGTGGCTCCGGACGGTACGGCGTACACGCTGAAGGCGTACGGCACCGGCGGGAGCACGGACAACATCAACACCACCTACACCGTGAACGCCTCCTCCGAAGTCGCCAACGGCGTATGGCAGTTGCGGGTCCAGGACAACGCGGCCCGGGACACCGGCTACATCAACAGCTTCAAGCTGACCTTCCCGTAG
- a CDS encoding M4 family metallopeptidase, giving the protein MTSLYARHKRTTLAIATAVAAGALVTTGLTSGTAAAQTPAESSGKSVPLAAPVQLSAAARTTLIKQQQADAPETAQAIGLGVKEKLVVKDVVKDADGTVHTRYERTYAGLPVLGGDLVVHESATGAAKGVTKANTATIKVATLTPKVAAAKAETQALTAAKAVGSEAASADQAPRKVIWAANGTPVLAFETVVGGLQDDGTPSELHVITDAATGKKLYEYQGIETGTGKSLYSGTVTLGTTKSGTTYNLTDGTRGGHKTYNKSHGTSSSAGTLFTDADDTWGTGAASSSTADQTAAVDAAYGAQVTWDFYKSTFGRSGIKNNGVAAYSRVHYGNAYVNAFWDDSCFCMTYGDGDGNTHPLTSLDVAGHEMSHGVTSNTAGLNYSGESGGLNEATSDIFGTGVEFYAANSNDVGDYLIGEEIDINGDGSPLRYMDKPSKDGGSADSWSSTVGNKDVHYSSGVANHFFYLLSEGSGAKTINGVSYNSPTSNGSTVTGIGRAKALQIWYKALTTYFTSTTNYKSARTGTLSAASALYGSTSTEYKAVAAAWSAVNVS; this is encoded by the coding sequence GTGACCTCCCTCTACGCGCGTCACAAGCGCACCACTCTGGCCATCGCCACCGCCGTCGCGGCCGGAGCCCTGGTCACCACCGGACTGACCTCCGGCACCGCCGCCGCCCAGACCCCGGCGGAGTCCTCCGGCAAGTCCGTCCCGCTGGCCGCACCGGTCCAGCTGTCGGCCGCCGCCCGCACGACGCTGATCAAGCAGCAGCAGGCCGACGCGCCCGAGACCGCCCAGGCGATAGGTCTCGGCGTGAAGGAGAAGCTCGTCGTCAAGGACGTCGTCAAGGACGCCGACGGCACGGTGCACACCCGGTACGAGCGCACCTACGCGGGCCTGCCGGTCCTCGGCGGCGACCTCGTCGTGCACGAGTCGGCGACCGGCGCGGCCAAGGGAGTCACCAAGGCGAACACGGCCACCATCAAGGTGGCGACGCTGACCCCGAAGGTCGCCGCCGCCAAGGCCGAGACGCAGGCCCTCACCGCCGCCAAGGCAGTGGGCTCCGAGGCCGCCTCGGCGGACCAGGCCCCCCGCAAGGTCATCTGGGCAGCGAACGGAACCCCGGTCCTCGCCTTCGAGACGGTCGTCGGCGGCCTCCAGGACGACGGCACCCCGAGCGAGCTGCACGTCATCACCGACGCGGCCACCGGCAAGAAGCTCTACGAGTACCAGGGCATCGAGACCGGCACCGGCAAGAGCCTCTACTCGGGCACGGTCACTCTCGGCACGACCAAGTCGGGCACGACGTACAACCTGACCGACGGCACGCGCGGCGGCCACAAGACGTACAACAAGTCGCACGGCACCTCCTCCTCCGCGGGCACCCTGTTCACCGACGCGGACGACACGTGGGGCACCGGCGCGGCCTCCAGCTCCACCGCCGACCAGACGGCCGCCGTCGACGCCGCCTACGGCGCGCAGGTCACCTGGGACTTCTACAAGTCCACGTTCGGCCGCAGCGGCATCAAGAACAACGGCGTCGCCGCCTACTCCCGCGTCCACTACGGCAACGCGTACGTCAACGCGTTCTGGGACGACAGCTGCTTCTGCATGACGTACGGCGACGGCGACGGCAACACCCACCCGCTGACCTCGCTGGACGTGGCCGGCCACGAGATGAGCCACGGCGTCACCTCGAACACGGCGGGCCTCAACTACAGCGGCGAGTCCGGCGGCCTCAACGAGGCCACCTCGGACATCTTCGGCACGGGCGTGGAGTTCTACGCGGCCAACTCCAACGACGTCGGTGACTACCTCATCGGCGAGGAGATCGACATCAACGGCGACGGCTCGCCGCTTCGCTACATGGACAAGCCCAGCAAGGACGGCGGCTCGGCGGACTCCTGGTCCTCCACCGTCGGCAACAAGGACGTCCACTACTCGTCCGGTGTCGCGAACCACTTCTTCTACCTCCTCTCGGAGGGCAGCGGCGCGAAGACGATCAACGGCGTGAGCTACAACTCGCCCACGTCCAACGGCTCCACGGTCACCGGCATCGGCCGCGCCAAGGCGCTCCAGATCTGGTACAAGGCGCTGACGACCTACTTCACGTCGACGACGAACTACAAGTCGGCGCGGACGGGCACCCTCAGCGCGGCCTCGGCGCTGTACGGCTCCACCAGCACCGAGTACAAGGCGGTGGCGGCGGCCTGGTCGGCGGTCAACGTCAGCTGA
- a CDS encoding DUF1990 domain-containing protein — MSEQDFTYTDVGATRDLPGQCPAGFRPLHVRTRLGEGHEVFRRAAEAVMTWEMHRALGVGIDASADRAAPAVDVTVTLAGLIKAPCRVVWTVDEHRRAGWAYGTLPGHPECGEESFVVDRTGDGTVWLTVSAFSKGAKWYAKAAGPAARGLQQAYARRCGLVLRGLSGGEES, encoded by the coding sequence ATGTCTGAGCAGGACTTCACCTACACCGACGTCGGCGCGACCCGCGACCTCCCCGGCCAGTGCCCTGCGGGCTTCCGCCCGCTCCACGTCCGCACCCGTCTCGGCGAGGGCCACGAGGTCTTCCGCCGCGCCGCGGAAGCGGTCATGACCTGGGAGATGCACCGCGCGCTGGGCGTCGGCATCGACGCCTCGGCGGACCGCGCCGCCCCGGCCGTCGACGTCACGGTCACGCTGGCAGGGCTCATAAAAGCCCCCTGCCGAGTGGTGTGGACGGTGGACGAACACCGGCGGGCCGGCTGGGCCTACGGAACCCTCCCCGGCCACCCCGAATGCGGTGAGGAGTCCTTCGTCGTCGACCGCACGGGAGACGGCACGGTCTGGCTGACGGTCTCCGCCTTCAGCAAGGGCGCGAAGTGGTACGCGAAGGCCGCCGGCCCGGCCGCTCGCGGCCTTCAGCAGGCGTACGCACGACGGTGCGGTCTGGTCCTGCGGGGCCTGAGCGGCGGCGAGGAGTCGTAG
- a CDS encoding vWA domain-containing protein, with product MALDLDKLLAARLQAARVRPYLATALFALHVVASRQVPTMAVDRHWRCYASPAFVDRMPVEDLAAVWVHEVSHLLRDHHGRSDRFARQHGLTGPGERLRMNIAADCEINDDAFGDGLVEPEGAVRPASLGLPEGELMEEYLTRFRLGPHTEGLSWLDCGSGADGLDREWELGPDGAEGLSKEERDAVRFRVAQGINGRPGRAPKQWKRWAEEAFHPTQPWRELLGAAVRSATSGPGAGEDYSYGRPARRSAGLPGVVLPSLRRRPPRVCVVIDTSGSVSDAELGSALLEVAAIARAVGGRRDLVTVVPCDASAGFVHTLCRGEGIPLLGGGGTDLRAGFAKALRTTPRPDAVVVLTDGQTPWPQTRPACRTVVGLFPRGPSAYMENNPDYVPDTPPAWARVVEIG from the coding sequence CTGGCCCTGGACCTGGACAAGCTCCTCGCCGCCCGGCTCCAGGCGGCTCGTGTGCGGCCCTATCTGGCGACGGCGCTGTTCGCCCTGCATGTCGTCGCGTCGCGGCAGGTGCCGACGATGGCCGTCGACCGGCACTGGCGCTGCTACGCCTCACCCGCGTTCGTGGACCGCATGCCGGTGGAGGACCTGGCCGCGGTGTGGGTGCACGAGGTGTCGCATCTGCTCCGCGACCACCACGGGCGCAGTGACCGGTTCGCCCGGCAGCACGGACTGACCGGACCGGGTGAGCGGCTGCGGATGAACATCGCCGCCGACTGCGAGATCAACGACGACGCGTTCGGGGACGGGCTGGTGGAGCCCGAAGGCGCTGTCCGGCCCGCGTCGTTGGGGCTGCCGGAGGGGGAGCTGATGGAGGAGTACCTCACCCGGTTCCGGCTCGGGCCGCACACGGAGGGGCTCTCCTGGCTGGACTGCGGGAGCGGCGCCGACGGACTGGACCGGGAGTGGGAACTGGGTCCCGACGGCGCGGAGGGGCTCAGCAAGGAGGAACGGGACGCCGTCCGGTTCCGGGTGGCGCAGGGCATCAACGGCAGGCCGGGACGTGCCCCGAAGCAGTGGAAGAGGTGGGCGGAGGAGGCGTTCCACCCGACGCAGCCGTGGCGGGAGTTGCTGGGCGCGGCCGTCCGTTCGGCGACCTCCGGACCGGGCGCGGGCGAGGACTACAGTTACGGCCGTCCGGCGCGCCGCTCGGCGGGTCTCCCCGGGGTCGTCCTGCCGAGCCTGCGCCGCAGACCGCCCCGGGTCTGCGTGGTCATCGACACCTCGGGATCGGTCAGCGACGCCGAACTGGGCAGCGCGCTCCTGGAGGTCGCCGCGATCGCCCGCGCGGTGGGCGGCCGTCGCGACCTGGTCACCGTGGTGCCGTGCGACGCCTCGGCCGGGTTCGTGCACACGCTGTGCCGTGGCGAGGGGATCCCCCTGCTGGGCGGCGGCGGAACGGATCTGCGCGCCGGCTTCGCCAAGGCACTGCGCACGACGCCCCGCCCTGACGCGGTCGTCGTCCTCACCGACGGCCAGACCCCCTGGCCGCAAACCCGCCCGGCCTGCCGCACGGTGGTCGGTCTGTTCCCCCGTGGTCCGAGCGCGTACATGGAGAACAACCCCGACTACGTCCCGGACACCCCACCCGCCTGGGCGCGGGTGGTGGAGATCGGCTAG
- a CDS encoding AAA family ATPase has product MPTCTPSALVDAPSDPFAPGDPARRASSQLDVAADLLSLLRDSTTEPRPDSQLEALTLAVAADLPVLLWGEPGIGKTAALTQLAASLDLPLTTVIASVHEPSDFSGLPVVGDDPAEQGVPMAPPDWAVRLVRAGKGLLFLDELSTAPPAVQAALLRLVLERRIGSLQLPPGVRIVAAANPRSSAADGWELSPPLANRFVHLQWVHDHEVVVRGLGGTWPRATLPRLDPAKLAEAVDFARRAVCGLLAARPALVHRLPSGEARRGGPWPSPRSWDMTLSLIAFATAAGSSRDVLSQLVRGTVGDGPGLELLASLDRLDLPDPETLLADPAGAELPERGDLRQAVLDGVVAAVRARPDRSRWDAAWALLVKAVESGAPDLVVVPATTLAALRREGWDVPAAIEGLAGAVALSRRADRGADRATARLAGTARAGR; this is encoded by the coding sequence ATGCCCACGTGCACCCCGTCCGCCCTCGTCGACGCCCCCTCCGACCCGTTCGCACCAGGTGACCCGGCTCGCCGCGCGTCGTCCCAACTCGACGTCGCCGCGGACCTGTTGTCCCTGCTCCGCGACTCCACCACCGAACCCCGTCCCGACAGCCAGCTCGAGGCCCTGACCCTGGCCGTGGCCGCCGACCTGCCCGTACTGCTCTGGGGCGAGCCCGGTATCGGCAAGACCGCCGCCCTGACCCAGCTCGCCGCCTCCCTGGACCTGCCGCTCACCACCGTCATCGCGAGCGTCCACGAGCCGTCGGACTTCTCGGGGCTGCCCGTAGTCGGGGACGATCCCGCCGAACAGGGCGTTCCGATGGCCCCGCCGGACTGGGCGGTGCGGCTGGTGCGGGCCGGGAAAGGGCTGCTGTTCCTCGACGAGCTGTCCACCGCTCCGCCCGCCGTGCAGGCCGCGCTGCTCCGTCTCGTGCTCGAACGACGGATCGGCTCGCTGCAACTGCCGCCCGGCGTCCGGATCGTGGCCGCCGCCAACCCGCGGTCCTCGGCGGCCGACGGCTGGGAACTGAGCCCGCCGCTGGCCAACCGGTTCGTGCACCTCCAGTGGGTCCATGACCACGAGGTCGTCGTACGGGGCCTCGGCGGCACCTGGCCCCGGGCGACCCTGCCCCGGCTCGACCCCGCGAAGCTGGCGGAGGCCGTGGACTTCGCCCGGCGCGCGGTGTGCGGGCTGCTCGCCGCCCGGCCCGCGCTCGTGCACCGGCTGCCGAGCGGGGAGGCCCGGCGGGGCGGGCCCTGGCCGTCGCCCCGCAGCTGGGACATGACCCTGAGCCTGATCGCTTTCGCGACCGCCGCCGGCTCCTCCCGCGACGTGCTGTCCCAGCTGGTCCGGGGCACGGTCGGGGACGGGCCGGGACTGGAGCTGCTGGCCAGTCTGGACCGGCTGGATCTGCCCGATCCCGAGACGTTGCTCGCCGACCCTGCGGGTGCCGAACTGCCCGAGCGGGGCGATCTGCGCCAGGCCGTGCTCGACGGCGTCGTGGCGGCGGTTCGCGCCCGGCCGGACCGGTCCCGCTGGGACGCGGCATGGGCGCTGCTGGTCAAGGCGGTGGAGAGCGGCGCCCCTGACCTGGTGGTCGTCCCCGCGACCACCCTCGCCGCCCTCCGCCGGGAGGGCTGGGACGTCCCCGCCGCGATCGAGGGCCTCGCCGGCGCCGTGGCCCTCTCACGGCGGGCGGACCGCGGGGCGGACCGGGCGACGGCACGTCTCGCCGGGACCGCGAGGGCGGGCCGGTGA